The DNA region GCACACTCACCTACTCCCCTggtgctctccccaccccacccccaatcccatCAGCATCCCTTTCTCAGGCTCCTCTCTCCTCATCTCCTCAGCAATTAGACATTCAAGGGCAGGAGATGTACCAGCAGATGGAGACCAACTGCACTCCTTCATGGCCATTACCTTCACTGGGGACCAAAAAGGGTACAGTGCACATGTCTGAGAGAACCTGCGAGGAGGAAGATGGGTGGACAATGTGCCAAGCATTCTAGGCTGTCTCAGGAAGGGTTTTTGGAAAGGAGAAGAGCCTGGTCATCTTTCTCTGAAGGATCCACTTCCTGCAGCAATTTGTAGAGGGATCCTGCAGTGCTCTTGTGATATGGAGCTTCTTTGGATCCCATCAGCTTCAAGCTGGTACCGTAACAACAATGCCAAAGAGAAGAGATGCCATAGATTCCCAGCAGACACAAAGCATTGATCATCACATGCCAACAGAAGAAGGTGGTGATGAACATGATGTCGCTGATGTCATCATCCTGCCATGGGTAGCCAGTGACTGGCTTGTACAGAATAAAGCCTGCCTGTATCAGCCAGGAGCCCATCATCAGAAACAGAAAAGTCTCAATCAGCAAGAGGTGAAATGTGTCAGGAGTCCACAGCTCTATAGTCAACACCAGCATCAGTAGGAACACCACCAAGATGAGCAGACAGTGTGTCTGAAGCTCTATCCCTGTTGAGTCCTGGACATGTGACATCAATAACAGCAGGAGCACATAGAAGGTCAGGGCCAGGGTACCTTTTTCTAGAAGCACACACCTCTGAGGCAGCAAGTTCTTGCTCATGACATCTACACAGCCGTTGAGGGTGAGGAGGATGAACATGGTGAGGTGCTGCCACTCTTTGGGGTACATAAATCTTGGTGGCAACTCTCTGTTCACCAGTATCAACCCTCCTTTAATGCAATTGATCTCATAAGCTATCAAGATGGAGCCAGTCACCATCTTCAGCAAACCTCCATAGGATATTTTCCACAGCCTGGCCCATATTCCCTTATTCCTAGGATGCCATGAAGAATCCAGCAGAGAGTCTTTGAGTATCATGGTTTTGGAGACTACTATTGCCTGATAC from Neomonachus schauinslandi chromosome 6, ASM220157v2, whole genome shotgun sequence includes:
- the LOC110574197 gene encoding transmembrane epididymal protein 1A-like, whose product is MGTFIGHVYPGLFLILYGLYQAIVVSKTMILKDSLLDSSWHPRNKGIWARLWKISYGGLLKMVTGSILIAYEINCIKGGLILVNRELPPRFMYPKEWQHLTMFILLTLNGCVDVMSKNLLPQRCVLLEKGTLALTFYVLLLLLMSHVQDSTGIELQTHCLLILVVFLLMLVLTIELWTPDTFHLLLIETFLFLMMGSWLIQAGFILYKPVTGYPWQDDDISDIMFITTFFCWHVMINALCLLGIYGISSLWHCCYGTSLKLMGSKEAPYHKSTAGSLYKLLQEVDPSEKDDQALLLSKNPS